From a single Okeanomitos corallinicola TIOX110 genomic region:
- a CDS encoding ATP-binding protein: MSSNSELLKKLYNAFNPFQPLPAGDPNYVDCQDVRGDADILEELGNRIQLANQNTCQLYSGHRGAGKSTELLRLKESLEARQFYVVYFAADEEDIDSEDAQYTDILLACTRRLLQDLQTMGDPKPVLNWLKERWQDLKDLALTEIQIENMNVEMQICQFAKLTANLRAVPELRQQIRDKVNPHTVTLIKVLNEFIADVRKRLPANRNQLAVIIDNLDRMVLVKDGDRTNYEEVFLDRCEQLKALDCHLIYTVPIAMVYSTRATDLRDIYGDPQILPMIMVRTPKGEIYEPGINKVKEVISRRIRQFAPDKPIETEIFDNPETLARLCLMSGGHVRNLLLLTQDAIGRTQDLPISERAVRRAITQARDTYRRAVENHQWILLAEVSRSKRIINDNQYRNLMFNRCLLEYRYLDADGEMQRWYDIHPLIQGIQEFKEALENLP, from the coding sequence ATGTCCAGCAATTCCGAATTACTGAAAAAACTATACAATGCTTTTAATCCATTTCAACCCTTACCCGCTGGTGATCCCAACTATGTAGACTGTCAAGACGTGCGGGGAGATGCAGATATTTTAGAAGAATTAGGAAATCGGATTCAGTTAGCAAATCAAAACACCTGCCAATTGTATTCAGGTCACAGAGGGGCAGGTAAATCTACAGAATTACTCCGACTCAAAGAATCTTTAGAAGCCAGACAATTTTATGTAGTTTATTTTGCAGCAGATGAAGAAGATATTGATTCCGAAGATGCCCAATATACAGATATATTACTAGCTTGTACTCGGCGGTTACTGCAAGATTTGCAAACCATGGGAGATCCCAAACCAGTTTTAAATTGGCTCAAAGAACGTTGGCAAGACTTAAAAGATTTAGCACTGACAGAAATTCAGATTGAGAATATGAATGTAGAGATGCAAATTTGTCAGTTTGCCAAATTGACAGCTAATTTAAGAGCAGTTCCCGAACTGAGACAACAGATTCGAGATAAAGTCAATCCTCATACTGTCACATTAATTAAAGTTTTAAATGAATTTATCGCCGATGTTAGAAAGCGACTACCAGCCAATCGTAATCAATTGGCAGTAATTATTGATAATTTAGACCGTATGGTATTAGTAAAAGACGGAGATAGAACTAACTATGAAGAAGTTTTTTTAGATCGCTGTGAACAATTAAAAGCTTTAGATTGCCATTTAATTTATACAGTTCCCATCGCCATGGTTTATTCTACCAGAGCCACGGATCTCAGAGATATATATGGTGATCCCCAAATTTTGCCCATGATCATGGTACGTACTCCCAAAGGTGAAATTTATGAACCAGGAATAAATAAAGTGAAAGAGGTAATTTCCCGAAGAATTAGGCAATTTGCACCAGATAAACCCATAGAAACAGAAATATTTGACAATCCAGAAACTTTAGCAAGACTTTGTTTAATGAGTGGAGGTCATGTCAGAAATCTGCTATTGTTAACTCAGGATGCCATAGGACGCACTCAAGATTTACCAATTTCCGAAAGAGCAGTTCGGCGTGCTATCACTCAGGCCAGGGATACCTACAGACGAGCCGTGGAAAACCATCAATGGATTTTATTGGCAGAAGTCTCTCGTTCTAAGCGAATTATTAACGATAATCAGTATCGGAATTTGATGTTTAATCGCTGTCTTTTAGAATATCGCTATTTGGATGCAGATGGAGAAATGCAGCGTTGGTATGATATCCATCCCTTGATTCAAGGCATTCAAGAATTTAAAGAAGCT